A stretch of Mesoplodon densirostris isolate mMesDen1 chromosome 7, mMesDen1 primary haplotype, whole genome shotgun sequence DNA encodes these proteins:
- the TPBGL gene encoding trophoblast glycoprotein-like, translating into MAPRAGQPQHRGPLLPGLLLLAAALSRLAAPCPFQCYCFGGPKLMLRCASGAELRQPPRDVPPDARNLTIVGANLTVLRAAAFAGGDADGEEAEAEAAGGVRLPLLTALRLTHNNIEMVEDGAFDGLPSLAALDLSHNPLRALGGDAFRGLPALRSLQLNHALARGGPALLAALDAALAPLDELRLLGLSGNALSRLPSAALRRPRLEQLDARINALAGLDPDELRALERDGGLPAPRLLLADNPLRCGCAARPLLAWLRNATERVPDARRLRCASPRALYDRPFLDLDEAVLRCAEGDADGRGEEVELAGPELEASYVFFGLVLALIGLIFLMVLYLNRRGIQRWMRNLREACRDQMEGYHYRYEQDADPRRAPASAAPAGSGATSPGSGL; encoded by the coding sequence ATGGCCCCGCGCGCGGGACAGCCGCAGCACAGGGGCCCGCTGCTGCCGGGGCTGCTGCTCCTGGCGGCGGCGCTGAGCCGACTCGCCGCGCCCTGTCCCTTCCAGTGCTACTGCTTCGGCGGCCCTAAGCTGATGTTGCGCTGCGCGTCGGGCGCCGAGCTCCGGCAGCCGCCGCGGGACGTGCCACCCGACGCGCGCAACCTCACCATCGTGGGCGCCAACCTGACTGTGCTGCGCGCGGCCGCCTTCGCCGGCGGGGACGCGGACGGGGAGGAGGCAGAGGCGGAGGCGGCGGGCGGCGTGCGCCTGCCGCTCCTGACCGCTCTGCGCCTCACGCACAACAACATCGAGATGGTGGAGGACGGCGCCTTCGACGGGCTGCCCAGCCTGGCGGCGCTCGACCTGAGCCACAACCCGCTGCGCGCCCTGGGTGGCGACGCCTTCCGCGGGCTGCCCGCGCTGCGCTCCCTGCAGCTCAACCACGCGCTGGCACGGGGCGGCCCCGCGCTGCTGGCCGCGCTGGACGCCGCGCTCGCCCCGCTCGACGAGCTGCGCCTCCTGGGCCTGTCGGGCAACGCGCTTAGCCGCTTGCCGTCCGCCGCGCTGCGCCGGCCGCGCCTGGAGCAGCTGGACGCGCGCATCAACGCGCTGGCCGGCCTGGACCCCGACGAGCTGCGCGCGCTCGAGCGCGATGGCGGCCTCCCCGCGCCGCGCCTGCTGCTCGCCGACAACCCCCTGCGTTGCGGCTGCGCTGCGCGCCCCCTGCTGGCCTGGCTGCGCAACGCCACGGAGCGCGTACCCGACGCGCGGCGCCTGCGCTGCGCCTCCCCGCGGGCGCTGTACGACCGGCCTTTCCTGGACCTGGACGAGGCGGTGCTGCGCTGCGCCGAAGGCGACGCCGACGGTCGCGGGGAAGAAGTGGAACTTGCCGGCCCGGAGCTGGAAGCCTCCTACGTCTTCTTCGGGCTGGTTCTGGCGCTCATCGGCCTCATCTTCCTAATGGTGCTCTACCTAAACCGCCGTGGCATCCAGCGCTGGATGCGCAACTTGCGCGAGGCGTGCCGGGACCAGATGGAGGGCTACCACTACCGCTACGAGCAGGACGCAGACCCGCGCCGCGCGCCCGCCTCGGCCGCCCCCGCCGGTTCTGGGGCCACTTCCCCCGGTTCGGGCCTCTGA